Proteins co-encoded in one Rhodococcus sp. PAMC28707 genomic window:
- a CDS encoding aminotransferase class V-fold PLP-dependent enzyme yields MTAVLESSCAPFAVVSGADLQVPLVDGTTCTYANFDYAASAPALAAVTDRIVELLPYYSSVHRGAGYASRVSTAAYEKARGTVSNFVVAQSDSVTIFTRNTTDSLNLLARCVPGETVVLDIEHHANLLPWRNRRVVVAADTLAETVARIEVELATKPAALLAITGASNVTGEVLPIRELAELAHRYGARILVDGAQLVPHRRIDISDLGIDYLAFSGHKLYAPHGAGVLVGRRDWLDAAQPYLAGGGAVHSVSVESTAWARSPARHEAGTPNVLGVAAVAAACEALTEHERSGSVEHERALSDRLRTGLTATPGVRLLEVWNDSPDTVGIVTFAIDGFGPGEIAAYLSAEHGIGVRDGKFCAHPLLARLGRPGGAVRASLGLGSSSADVDRLLGAITKLVYEGASWTYEEKEGWWNPVPDPRPFPDLVDGKAGVGSPCVPATVPVSASGESGAAEWDESPSQAEAVSIEI; encoded by the coding sequence ATGACTGCTGTTCTCGAAAGCTCGTGCGCACCGTTCGCCGTGGTCAGTGGGGCAGACCTTCAGGTCCCGCTGGTCGACGGCACTACCTGCACTTATGCGAATTTCGACTACGCCGCCAGTGCTCCTGCTCTCGCCGCGGTGACCGATCGTATCGTCGAGTTGCTGCCCTATTACTCGAGTGTGCACCGCGGCGCGGGTTATGCCTCGCGCGTGTCGACGGCGGCGTACGAGAAGGCTCGCGGGACTGTGTCAAATTTTGTTGTTGCACAGAGTGATTCGGTGACGATCTTCACCAGGAACACTACCGACTCGCTCAATCTGCTGGCGCGGTGCGTGCCCGGTGAGACTGTGGTGCTCGACATCGAGCACCACGCAAATCTATTGCCGTGGCGGAACCGTCGTGTCGTCGTTGCCGCCGACACCCTCGCTGAGACAGTGGCGCGCATCGAGGTCGAGCTCGCCACGAAACCTGCTGCGTTGCTTGCTATCACGGGCGCCTCGAATGTCACCGGTGAGGTGTTGCCCATTCGCGAACTCGCAGAACTGGCTCATCGGTACGGTGCCCGCATACTCGTCGACGGCGCCCAGTTGGTACCGCATCGGCGGATCGACATCAGCGACCTCGGCATCGACTACCTCGCCTTCTCCGGCCACAAGCTGTATGCCCCGCACGGCGCAGGTGTGCTCGTGGGTCGTCGCGATTGGCTCGATGCGGCTCAGCCGTACCTTGCGGGTGGCGGTGCTGTGCACAGTGTGAGCGTGGAATCCACTGCATGGGCGCGCTCGCCCGCGCGTCATGAAGCCGGCACGCCCAACGTCCTCGGCGTCGCCGCAGTGGCTGCGGCGTGCGAGGCCCTCACCGAGCACGAGAGGTCGGGATCCGTCGAACACGAGCGTGCTCTGTCGGACCGATTGCGCACCGGACTGACGGCAACCCCCGGCGTGCGCTTGCTCGAAGTGTGGAACGACTCTCCGGATACTGTGGGGATCGTCACATTCGCCATCGACGGCTTCGGGCCAGGTGAGATCGCTGCCTACCTGTCGGCCGAGCATGGCATCGGTGTTCGAGATGGCAAATTCTGTGCGCACCCCCTTCTTGCGCGCCTCGGTCGTCCCGGCGGGGCAGTGCGTGCGAGCCTCGGCCTTGGAAGCTCCAGTGCCGACGTCGATCGCCTGCTCGGAGCCATAACGAAGCTCGTGTACGAGGGTGCTTCGTGGACGTACGAGGAGAAGGAGGGATGGTGGAACCCGGTGCCAGATCCTCGTCCCTTCCCCGATCTGGTGGACGGGAAGGCGGGAGTCGGATCTCCCTGTGTTCCTGCCACGGTGCCGGTGAGCGCCTCCGGGGAGTCAGGTGCCGCTGAGTGGGACGAATCCCCATCGCAGGCTGAAGCGGTTAGCATCGAAATATGA
- a CDS encoding YbaK/EbsC family protein: MHRLLHPNAAHVADVLISRGHHGVVVTAPVPTVTADAAAESLGANVGAIVKSLVFLLDDDPVLLLVSGAHRVNLDRTGRRLEGTLSQASLELVKHCTGQPIGGIAPVGHPTNLPTYVDEQLAEYPELWAAAGHPNTIFRTTYSELLRITAGLTLSMR, from the coding sequence ATGCACCGGCTTCTTCACCCGAACGCAGCCCACGTCGCGGACGTCCTGATCTCACGTGGACATCACGGGGTGGTCGTCACCGCACCCGTGCCGACAGTGACCGCCGACGCCGCCGCCGAATCTCTCGGCGCCAACGTCGGCGCGATCGTGAAGTCACTGGTGTTTCTGCTCGACGACGACCCAGTGTTACTGCTTGTCTCCGGTGCTCACCGCGTAAATCTGGATCGGACAGGCCGGCGACTGGAGGGCACCTTGTCGCAAGCTTCGCTCGAACTGGTCAAGCACTGCACCGGTCAACCGATCGGAGGCATCGCACCGGTGGGTCACCCGACGAATCTGCCCACATACGTCGACGAGCAACTGGCCGAGTACCCCGAATTATGGGCTGCTGCAGGACATCCGAACACGATCTTTCGCACAACCTATTCGGAACTGCTACGCATCACTGCCGGACTCACCCTGTCTATGAGATGA
- a CDS encoding TetR/AcrR family transcriptional regulator, giving the protein MRERLLDAAADEFTEHGFAAAKLQDIARRAGFTKGAVYSNFDSKQALFAELLSRRSLELAARVVDDVSDLGPGDAAGAGGSAIASWIVAEPRWPLLVTEFGIHAARDPKLAESYRHERRLLREELATLISAKAETWGVTDTLDAREVATSLLALISGLSVEHSVDPDEIDERTIGAAITELFAGAIARATEQD; this is encoded by the coding sequence GTGCGTGAGCGGCTGCTCGACGCCGCAGCCGACGAGTTCACCGAACACGGATTCGCGGCGGCCAAACTCCAGGACATCGCCAGACGGGCCGGGTTCACCAAGGGCGCCGTCTACTCCAATTTCGACTCCAAGCAGGCATTGTTCGCCGAGCTGCTCTCGCGCCGTTCGCTCGAACTCGCCGCACGAGTCGTCGACGACGTCTCCGACCTCGGCCCCGGCGACGCCGCCGGAGCAGGTGGTAGCGCCATCGCATCGTGGATCGTCGCCGAGCCCCGGTGGCCACTGCTGGTGACCGAGTTCGGCATCCATGCAGCTCGAGACCCGAAGTTGGCGGAAAGCTACCGACACGAGCGTCGACTCCTACGAGAAGAACTCGCCACCCTGATCTCGGCCAAAGCCGAGACGTGGGGCGTAACGGACACCCTCGATGCGCGAGAAGTCGCGACGTCACTGCTGGCACTGATCTCCGGACTGTCCGTCGAGCATTCCGTCGATCCAGACGAGATCGATGAACGAACCATCGGTGCAGCGATCACCGAACTCTTCGCAGGAGCGATTGCCCGGGCGACCGAGCAAGATTGA
- a CDS encoding DUF6480 family protein — translation MSAQNPDPNETAGLEPGGGVQPGDTPPAESSVGGPQHEPPQRGLALPIVFLGLIGLVVIIVAAGLIGRIFGLY, via the coding sequence ATGAGTGCTCAGAACCCCGACCCGAACGAAACCGCAGGATTGGAACCAGGCGGCGGTGTTCAGCCCGGGGATACGCCACCGGCGGAATCCAGCGTCGGTGGTCCGCAGCACGAACCACCGCAACGAGGGTTGGCATTGCCCATCGTGTTTCTCGGGCTCATCGGGCTGGTGGTGATCATCGTCGCCGCTGGGCTGATCGGTCGAATCTTCGGTCTCTACTAG
- a CDS encoding crotonase/enoyl-CoA hydratase family protein: protein MKEQIWNAFSVEVADHVAVVTLIGPGKGNAMGPDFWNECPLVFAQLDADPDVRAILLVGSGKHFTFGLDLASMAGEFAPLMADKALAGPRTAFHNTIKRMQLATNAVADCRKPVVAAVHGWCIGGGLDLISAADIRYASSDAKFSVREVRVAIVADMGSLARLPAIIGDGHLRELALTGKDIDAARAEKIGLVNDVFEDHDALIAGARATAAEIAANPPLVVQGVKEVLDNSRAADVDAGLRFVAAWNAAFLASNDLTEAITAVFEKRPAEFSGS from the coding sequence ATGAAGGAACAAATCTGGAATGCGTTTTCCGTCGAAGTCGCCGACCATGTGGCGGTAGTTACCCTGATCGGTCCTGGCAAGGGTAATGCGATGGGCCCTGACTTCTGGAACGAATGTCCCCTGGTTTTCGCGCAGCTCGACGCTGATCCCGACGTACGCGCAATCCTCCTAGTCGGCTCGGGCAAGCACTTCACTTTCGGTCTCGACCTGGCTTCCATGGCAGGTGAGTTCGCGCCGCTGATGGCAGACAAGGCCCTCGCCGGTCCGCGCACCGCATTCCACAACACGATCAAGCGGATGCAGTTGGCCACCAACGCCGTTGCCGACTGCCGCAAGCCAGTCGTTGCAGCCGTGCACGGCTGGTGCATCGGCGGCGGCCTCGATCTCATCAGTGCCGCTGACATCAGGTACGCCAGCTCCGACGCCAAGTTCAGTGTGCGGGAAGTGCGGGTCGCCATCGTCGCCGACATGGGTTCGCTCGCGCGATTGCCCGCTATCATCGGCGACGGTCACCTTCGCGAACTCGCATTGACGGGCAAAGACATCGACGCCGCTCGCGCCGAGAAGATCGGACTGGTCAACGACGTGTTCGAGGACCACGATGCGCTGATCGCCGGTGCTCGGGCCACAGCAGCAGAGATTGCCGCCAACCCGCCTCTGGTGGTGCAGGGCGTCAAGGAGGTCCTGGACAACTCACGGGCAGCCGATGTCGACGCCGGTCTGCGATTCGTAGCTGCCTGGAACGCTGCTTTCCTTGCCTCCAACGATTTGACCGAGGCGATCACAGCAGTGTTCGAGAAGCGCCCGGCAGAGTTCTCCGGAAGCTGA
- a CDS encoding MarR family winged helix-turn-helix transcriptional regulator — protein sequence MDYAEEIGTQLVRLQRARDRRIAQLTEESGGVDGAAFVCLFRLLRDGPMRSSELAALVNSDPSTVSRQVAQLVDRGHVERVRDESDGRAFALAVTESGKQVVHRIQLRRTAHIGKIIEDWSNDDRASLVELLDRFLTDYERSRVDASKGS from the coding sequence GTGGATTACGCCGAAGAAATCGGTACCCAGCTGGTGCGTCTGCAGCGCGCACGGGACCGCCGGATTGCGCAGCTTACCGAAGAGTCCGGTGGCGTCGACGGAGCAGCATTCGTGTGCTTGTTTCGATTGCTTCGCGACGGCCCGATGCGGTCCAGTGAGCTGGCGGCACTGGTCAACTCGGACCCGTCGACGGTAAGCAGGCAAGTCGCCCAGCTCGTCGACCGTGGGCACGTCGAACGTGTTCGCGACGAGAGCGACGGCAGGGCGTTCGCCCTCGCGGTCACAGAGTCGGGCAAGCAGGTAGTCCATCGAATTCAGCTGCGTCGGACCGCGCATATCGGCAAGATCATCGAAGACTGGTCGAACGACGATCGCGCGTCATTGGTCGAACTGCTGGACAGATTTCTGACCGACTACGAGCGATCCAGAGTGGATGCGTCCAAAGGCTCGTGA
- a CDS encoding PAS domain-containing protein, with protein sequence MSESNSVDSSADTGERRKNRQVSFVSDAGQFPELPVTVVLDRIPVPILAVDPSGAIVFANEAFDELFGTEESARADFHLHDIFPDQAPEGVNVADMFLTTVATRADSLWRMTDKTGDVVQVRASKSILRRAEDTVVLVALEDFTDQLWNDPKSALR encoded by the coding sequence ATGAGCGAAAGCAATTCCGTCGATTCGTCCGCAGATACGGGCGAGCGTCGTAAGAACAGACAAGTCAGCTTCGTCTCCGATGCGGGACAATTTCCGGAGCTGCCGGTGACGGTCGTTCTCGACCGCATACCCGTGCCGATTCTCGCCGTCGATCCGAGTGGCGCGATCGTGTTTGCGAACGAAGCCTTCGACGAACTTTTCGGTACCGAAGAATCGGCTCGTGCGGACTTTCATTTGCACGACATCTTTCCCGATCAGGCTCCCGAGGGAGTCAACGTCGCCGACATGTTCTTGACGACGGTTGCCACGCGGGCCGATTCGCTGTGGCGCATGACCGACAAGACCGGCGATGTGGTGCAGGTTCGGGCCAGCAAGTCGATTCTTCGTCGAGCCGAGGACACGGTCGTCCTCGTCGCGCTGGAGGACTTCACCGATCAGCTCTGGAACGACCCCAAAAGCGCGCTGCGCTGA
- a CDS encoding inorganic diphosphatase has protein sequence MSFDVTIEIPKGQRNKYEIDHVSGRIRLDRYLYTAMGYPADYGFIENTLGEDGDPLDAFVLLPESVFPGVIVEARPVAMFKMVDEAGGDDKVLCVPAGDSRWDHIQDLSDVSTFELDAIKHFFVHYKDLEPNKHVTAADWVGRAEAEAEIAASFKRLADNPEH, from the coding sequence GTGTCGTTCGACGTCACCATCGAGATCCCCAAGGGTCAGCGAAACAAGTACGAAATCGATCACGTTTCCGGTCGGATTCGTCTCGACCGCTACCTTTACACGGCGATGGGTTACCCGGCCGACTACGGCTTCATCGAGAACACTCTCGGTGAGGACGGCGATCCGCTCGATGCTTTCGTCCTCCTCCCGGAATCCGTTTTCCCCGGAGTCATCGTCGAGGCCCGCCCAGTGGCAATGTTCAAAATGGTGGACGAGGCCGGTGGCGACGACAAGGTCCTGTGTGTGCCCGCAGGCGACTCACGCTGGGACCACATCCAAGACCTCAGCGATGTCTCGACATTCGAACTGGACGCGATCAAGCACTTCTTCGTCCACTACAAGGATCTCGAGCCCAACAAGCACGTCACGGCCGCGGACTGGGTAGGCCGGGCCGAGGCAGAAGCCGAGATCGCTGCATCGTTCAAACGTTTGGCAGACAATCCAGAGCACTGA